A part of Cervus elaphus chromosome 11, mCerEla1.1, whole genome shotgun sequence genomic DNA contains:
- the FIGLA gene encoding factor in the germline alpha, with protein MLAGARGPAPEGPRRPRGRPSCPPPPRSAMDAAPELLRVPPAELLDDVLREQFGPLPQQATICRLKRLPSSTQDVQLVLERRRVANAKERERIKNLNHGLAKLKALVPFLPQNRKPSKVDILRGATEYIQVLTDVLEEAKDSEKRDPDHQSYSSSTSEPHTSSARQLSRDIIQHAGCAVGLKNEKEGSWADGGSGSFKYEK; from the exons ATGTTGGCAGGTGCCCGGGGCCCCGCCCCCGAGGGGCCCCGGCGCCCCCGGGGAAGGCCCAGCTGCCCGCCGCCCCCGCGCTCAGCCATGGACGCCGCGCCCGAGCTCCTGAGGGTCCCGCCGGCCGAGCTGCTGGACGACGTGCTGCGGGAGCAGTTCGGGCCGCTGCCCCAGCAGGCCACCATCTGCCGGCTCAAGCGGCTGCCGTCGTCCACCCAGGACGTGCAGTTGGTGCTGGAGCGGCGGCGCGTGGCCAACGCCAAAGAGCGCGAGCGG ATAAAAAATCTCAACCATGGTCTGGCCAAACTGAAGGCATTGGTGCCGTTTCTTCCCCAAAACAGGAAGCCTAGCAAAGTTGATATCCTCAGAGGTGCAACCGAATACATACAAGTTCTCACTGATGTTTTGGAAGAAGCCAAAGACTCTGAG AAACGAGACCCAGATCATCAGAGCTATAGCAGCAGTACTTCTGAGCCACATACTTCCTCAGCTAGACAGCTATCGAGAGACATTATACAACATGCCGGCTGTGCTGTGGGCTTGAAGAATGAGAAGGAAGGGTCCTGGGCAGATGGTGGCAGTG GTTCCTTCAAATATGAGAAGTGA